Genomic window (Candidatus Thermoplasmatota archaeon):
GCAGAGCCTATGTAGAGAAAAAATCGTTCAAGACTTACCATCTGGACACGGTTCTCACTTGGAGCCCTGAGGCATTCAAGGATTTCGTAAAGCTACTTGCAGGTAAAGTTCCAAACCTAAGCGACATAATGCAGGTGTATGATAAGTATCATGCCGACGTTCTGAAGTTGCAGGAAAGGATTGACAAGACAGACGAACTTATCGATCAAATCGTGTATCGCTTATATGGTCTGACAGATGAGGAGATTGGGATTGTGGAAGGGTCATTTGGGAAAGATGATCGAGAGAAAAAGCCAGAATGAGGTACGTTGAAGCAAGTGAAATGTAGGGTTCCAAACCCATATCAGTTCAAATCCCCTCCGGTCCATCCTCTTGTGCGGGCGAGTCGCTGTATCGTTCTTCCTTCCATGGGTCCCCACGATTGTGGTACCCGCGAGTCTCCCAGAACCCTGGTCTGTCCTCATCTGTGAACTCGACCCCTGTGACCCATTTCGCGCTCTTCCAGAAGTACAACCCAGGGACAACCAGTCTCACCGGATAGCCGTGTTCAGGTGTTATAGGTTCACTGTTGTGCTTGACCGCGAACAGAACATCGGGCTGGAAGAAATCCTCGAGCGAGAGATTCGTCGTGAAGCCTCCAAAGGAACGAATGATGGCGAATTGCGCTTCCGGCAACATGGTGACAAGGTCTCTGATTCCGAAGGACCCGACGCCTTCCCACAGATTGTCGAACTTCGACCACCCTGTGACACAGTGAACGTCGGACATGATATCCACACGCGCGAGGGACATGAACTGATCGTAGTCGAACACTCTCTCTCGTTCGACCAGACCCATTACTGCGAAGGTCCATCTGGAGATGTCGATCTCGGGTACATGTCCCGCATGTAGGACGGGGAACTTCTCCGTGACCTTCTGTCCAGGGGGCACTCTGTCTCCTGTCTCCGTATCTGTGCTCCGAGCTTCCTTTCGTTCCATGGATGTCGCCTTCCGCAACCGGCTAGACGAAGTCATCGAGCGTGGGCTGCTTCGGTTTGGGCTTCCACTCCACATCTGGACCGGACTCGGGATCGCCCTCGTCGGATGCCTCGCCCTTTCGGGCAGCGGCCGCAATCTTGTCTACGAGCCGCTTCATCTTCCTCTCCTTCTTGATCCCCGCCCAAAGATACCTCTCGTCCGCGCTCCTGTCAGTCGTGAGGGTAACGACCCTTCCTCTGGCGTCCCTTCCTGTCCTCCCCCTCCGCTGTATGAGCCTTATGTCGCTGGCTACGGGTTCGTAGAATATGACGAGGTCCACCTGAGGCACATCGAGACCCTCCTCGGCGATGCTCGTGGCAACCATGACGTTGAAGCCTCCTCCCTCGAATCTCGCAAGGGTCTTCTGCTGTTGCTTCTGGGTCATCCCCTTCCTCCCATCGCGCGTGCCCTGGCCCACGAACCGCTCAACGGACACGTCCAGACCCTTCACGAGGCCAACGATGTGCTGCACCGTGTCCCGCAGCTCCGCGAAGACGATGATCTTGGAGTCGGGCTTCAGCCTCAGCTGATCCTTCACGGTGGCCAGCAACGGCTTGAGCTTCGGATGGGATGGCCCCTTCCACTTCTTGGCTGCCTTGAATGCCCTCTGCACCCTCACGTCCTTCATGAAGGCGGCATCATGCTTCGACCTGCCCTCCTTCGTCTTGGGCTCGACGAACTTCAAAAAGGAATCGACCCCCTGCCGCTCGACGCACAGTATCGCATGATTCGCCATGTGGGCAAGAGACAGGCGCCTGGAGGCCTGGAACAGGTAGGGCGGGAACTTACCTCCCTTGCTCCTTGCATGCATCTGCTTCCTCACATCGGTCAGATCCTGTATCCTCACCTGGATGTTCTTCCTATTGCGCAGGAAGCCGTACCGGCGGAGAGCGTTCAGCTGCTCATGAAGGAACTTCGTGAGATAACCCGAGATCTTCTCCATGACTTCGGATGGTGCGACCTCCAACCAGTTCACGTCCACCTCCTGGACATAGGGGGCGACGTCCTCGTCTTCTCTCGTACGCATGATGAGGTTCTTGATCCCGAGGTGCTTTGTCACTTCCTCAATCCTCTCAATCTCATGCCCTGGAGATGCGGTGAGCCCCAAAGCCAACATGCCTGGGCACAGCTCTCTCAGCCCCTTCGCCAGAGGGACGTACGCGTAGTCCCCGACCGCTCGGTGAGCCTCATCAAAAACCGTGAGCACTATGTTGTTTGGAATGAGCCCGGCCTTCAGATCGTTGACGGCGACCTGCGGGGTTGCGACGACGATGTTGGAGACGTTCCATAGCGTGGACCTCTTCTTTTTCGACAGCTGGCCCGTCAGACAGGCGGGACTCCCCAGCGTCAGGAACTTCCGCACGCTGTTCGCGTGCTGATCCACAAGTGGCCTCGTCGGTGCGACTATCAGAGCCCGCCCGCCCTTTCTCAGTGTCTTCGCGATCACCAGGATGGCGATAATCGTCTTCCCAAGACCCGTGGGGATAACGACGAGACTGCTCTTCTTGGCAGCCTCTTCCGCAATCGAAATCTGGAACTCACGTTCCTCGATGACGTTCTCCCTGACGAGCGGATGCTCTAGCATCGCATGGCATACGGGAAGGAGATGTAATAAATGTAATCGGGGGTTCGATGAACCTCCCGAGCCACGAAGCGCGGCGCGTGGCCCAAGACAAAGGCAGAAATAACCGTGACATGATGATGAGGCGATGGATGATGTCGAGGTCCTCCCTGGAACGAAGATCAGCAGACACCACGCCCTTTTCCTGGAGGATCACAGTCTCCTGGTCATCGCGGACCTCCATCTCGGGTACGAGGGAGCCTTGCTGGAGCAGGGAGTCTCGATACCGAGATTCCAGAAGAACGTGATGGTGGAGCGCCTGAAGAGACTGCTCGAGAAATACAGCCCCGCCAGAATCCTCATCGACGGTGACTTCAAGCATGAGTTCTCCAAGAATCTAGTTCAAGAGTGGGATGAGGTCAACGAGGTTCTCGATTTCATCTTGAGCCAGGCGGACGTCGAGCTGTTGAGA
Coding sequences:
- a CDS encoding sulfite oxidase-like oxidoreductase, with protein sequence MERKEARSTDTETGDRVPPGQKVTEKFPVLHAGHVPEIDISRWTFAVMGLVERERVFDYDQFMSLARVDIMSDVHCVTGWSKFDNLWEGVGSFGIRDLVTMLPEAQFAIIRSFGGFTTNLSLEDFFQPDVLFAVKHNSEPITPEHGYPVRLVVPGLYFWKSAKWVTGVEFTDEDRPGFWETRGYHNRGDPWKEERYSDSPAQEDGPEGI
- a CDS encoding DEAD/DEAH box helicase: MLEHPLVRENVIEEREFQISIAEEAAKKSSLVVIPTGLGKTIIAILVIAKTLRKGGRALIVAPTRPLVDQHANSVRKFLTLGSPACLTGQLSKKKRSTLWNVSNIVVATPQVAVNDLKAGLIPNNIVLTVFDEAHRAVGDYAYVPLAKGLRELCPGMLALGLTASPGHEIERIEEVTKHLGIKNLIMRTREDEDVAPYVQEVDVNWLEVAPSEVMEKISGYLTKFLHEQLNALRRYGFLRNRKNIQVRIQDLTDVRKQMHARSKGGKFPPYLFQASRRLSLAHMANHAILCVERQGVDSFLKFVEPKTKEGRSKHDAAFMKDVRVQRAFKAAKKWKGPSHPKLKPLLATVKDQLRLKPDSKIIVFAELRDTVQHIVGLVKGLDVSVERFVGQGTRDGRKGMTQKQQQKTLARFEGGGFNVMVATSIAEEGLDVPQVDLVIFYEPVASDIRLIQRRGRTGRDARGRVVTLTTDRSADERYLWAGIKKERKMKRLVDKIAAAARKGEASDEGDPESGPDVEWKPKPKQPTLDDFV